The following coding sequences are from one Musa acuminata AAA Group cultivar baxijiao chromosome BXJ2-4, Cavendish_Baxijiao_AAA, whole genome shotgun sequence window:
- the LOC135609472 gene encoding glucan endo-1,3-beta-glucosidase 7-like isoform X1 encodes METRKLLLLVALFHVFSSAILTESQSIIGINYGQVADNLPPASATAQLLQSTTISKLRLYGADAAIIQSLAGTDISLVLGVSNSDIPSLASDPSAAANWASVNVLPYVPSSSISVVSVGNEALNSGDPSLASGLLPAMQNLRTALSASAAAASVKVSTVHSMAVLAQSDPPSSGAFHPDFAASLTGVLGFLRDAGSPFMINPYPFFAYRSDPRPETLAFCLFQPNPGRLDAGSKLTYTNMFDAQVDAVRSALDGLGFPEVEIVVAETGWPYRGDPDEVGTTVENAMAFNGNLVAHLRSLAGTPLMPGRSVETYIFALYDEDLKSGPTSERSFGLYRADQTMNYDAGLAKPSSSISNTASASPGWTQSAETCVPVVTVQARVEGRPMQSGERCYLPSAVGSPAVMGLLFQYVAVMLLLT; translated from the exons ATGGAGACGAGGAAACTCCTCCTCCTCGTTGCACTCTTTCATGTCTTCTCCTCTGCAA TCTTGACAGAGTCGCAGTCCATAATTGGAATCAACTACGGGCAGGTGGCGGACAACCTCCCGCCGGCGTCGGCCACTGCGCAGCTCCTGCAGTCTACCACCATCTCCAAGCTCCGCCTCTACGGCGCCGATGCCGCCATCATACAATCCCTCGCCGGCACCGATATCTCCTTAGTCCTCGGCGTGTCCAACTCTGACATCCCTTCCCTCGCCTCCGATCCGTCCGCGGCCGCCAACTGGGCTTCCGTCAATGTTCTCCCCTACGTCCCGAGCTCCTCTATCTCCGTCGTGTCTGTCGGCAACGAGGCCCTCAACTCCGGCGACCCCTCCCTCGCGTCGGGTCTCCTCCCCGCCATGCAGAACCTCCGCACCGCCCTCTCCGCTTCCGCCGCTGCAGCTAGCGTCAAAGTCTCCACCGTCCACTCCATGGCCGTGCTCGCCCAGTCCGACCCCCCTTCCTCCGGCGCCTTCCACCCCGACTTTGCCGCCTCCCTCACCGGGGTCCTGGGCTTCCTGCGCGATGCCGGGTCGCCCTTCATGATCAACCCCTATCCCTTCTTCGCGTACCGCAGCGACCCGCGGCCGGAGACGCTAGCGTTCTGCCTCTTCCAGCCGAACCCCGGTCGCCTGGACGCGGGGTCGAAGCTCACGTACACCAACATGTTCGACGCGCAGGTGGACGCCGTGCGGTCGGCGCTGGACGGTCTGGGGTTCCCGGAGGTTGAAATCGTGGTGGCGGAGACGGGGTGGCCCTACCGAGGGGACCCTGACGAGGTGGGGACGACGGTGGAGAACGCCATGGCCTTCAACGGGAACCTGGTGGCCCACCTCCGGTCACTGGCGGGGACGCCGCTCATGCCCGGGCGCTCGGTGGAGACGTACATCTTCGCGCTCTACGACGAGGACCTCAAGTCCGGCCCCACCTCCGAGCGCTCCTTCGGCCTCTACCGCGCCGACCAGACCATGAACTACGACGCCGGCCTCGCAAAGCCCAGCTCGTCGATCTCCAACACG GCGAGCGCGTCGCCGGGGTGGACGCAATCGGCCGAGACGTGCGTGCCGGTGGTCACCGTGCAGGCGAGAGTTGAGGGCCGTCCGATGCAGTCCGGGGAGCGGTGCTACCTTCCAAGCGCCGTCGGATCCCCTGCGGTGATGGGTCTGCTCTTCCAGTACGTTGCGGTGATGCTGCTGCTAACGTAG
- the LOC135609472 gene encoding glucan endo-1,3-beta-glucosidase 7-like isoform X2, whose product METRKLLLLVALFHVFSSAKSQSIIGINYGQVADNLPPASATAQLLQSTTISKLRLYGADAAIIQSLAGTDISLVLGVSNSDIPSLASDPSAAANWASVNVLPYVPSSSISVVSVGNEALNSGDPSLASGLLPAMQNLRTALSASAAAASVKVSTVHSMAVLAQSDPPSSGAFHPDFAASLTGVLGFLRDAGSPFMINPYPFFAYRSDPRPETLAFCLFQPNPGRLDAGSKLTYTNMFDAQVDAVRSALDGLGFPEVEIVVAETGWPYRGDPDEVGTTVENAMAFNGNLVAHLRSLAGTPLMPGRSVETYIFALYDEDLKSGPTSERSFGLYRADQTMNYDAGLAKPSSSISNTASASPGWTQSAETCVPVVTVQARVEGRPMQSGERCYLPSAVGSPAVMGLLFQYVAVMLLLT is encoded by the exons ATGGAGACGAGGAAACTCCTCCTCCTCGTTGCACTCTTTCATGTCTTCTCCTCTGCAA AGTCGCAGTCCATAATTGGAATCAACTACGGGCAGGTGGCGGACAACCTCCCGCCGGCGTCGGCCACTGCGCAGCTCCTGCAGTCTACCACCATCTCCAAGCTCCGCCTCTACGGCGCCGATGCCGCCATCATACAATCCCTCGCCGGCACCGATATCTCCTTAGTCCTCGGCGTGTCCAACTCTGACATCCCTTCCCTCGCCTCCGATCCGTCCGCGGCCGCCAACTGGGCTTCCGTCAATGTTCTCCCCTACGTCCCGAGCTCCTCTATCTCCGTCGTGTCTGTCGGCAACGAGGCCCTCAACTCCGGCGACCCCTCCCTCGCGTCGGGTCTCCTCCCCGCCATGCAGAACCTCCGCACCGCCCTCTCCGCTTCCGCCGCTGCAGCTAGCGTCAAAGTCTCCACCGTCCACTCCATGGCCGTGCTCGCCCAGTCCGACCCCCCTTCCTCCGGCGCCTTCCACCCCGACTTTGCCGCCTCCCTCACCGGGGTCCTGGGCTTCCTGCGCGATGCCGGGTCGCCCTTCATGATCAACCCCTATCCCTTCTTCGCGTACCGCAGCGACCCGCGGCCGGAGACGCTAGCGTTCTGCCTCTTCCAGCCGAACCCCGGTCGCCTGGACGCGGGGTCGAAGCTCACGTACACCAACATGTTCGACGCGCAGGTGGACGCCGTGCGGTCGGCGCTGGACGGTCTGGGGTTCCCGGAGGTTGAAATCGTGGTGGCGGAGACGGGGTGGCCCTACCGAGGGGACCCTGACGAGGTGGGGACGACGGTGGAGAACGCCATGGCCTTCAACGGGAACCTGGTGGCCCACCTCCGGTCACTGGCGGGGACGCCGCTCATGCCCGGGCGCTCGGTGGAGACGTACATCTTCGCGCTCTACGACGAGGACCTCAAGTCCGGCCCCACCTCCGAGCGCTCCTTCGGCCTCTACCGCGCCGACCAGACCATGAACTACGACGCCGGCCTCGCAAAGCCCAGCTCGTCGATCTCCAACACG GCGAGCGCGTCGCCGGGGTGGACGCAATCGGCCGAGACGTGCGTGCCGGTGGTCACCGTGCAGGCGAGAGTTGAGGGCCGTCCGATGCAGTCCGGGGAGCGGTGCTACCTTCCAAGCGCCGTCGGATCCCCTGCGGTGATGGGTCTGCTCTTCCAGTACGTTGCGGTGATGCTGCTGCTAACGTAG
- the LOC103980489 gene encoding proline-rich receptor-like protein kinase PERK7 — MDSSPVTAPPLDDSSVPSPPTPAAPPPSDSLSSSPTSDSSTSPSSQPPSTSESDTSTTKNSPPPPSSSSSQSLPSSPPPSSHKSSSSSSSSSSPSLPSESSSPTTPSSSDASSSPASRSPSKSLPSQTSPPSKDSSTHRTNDSDANLPLILGVTVGLGIFIMLMIVSFVLCTKKKKKNPNHVMHYYDAPGPNGGFYNGGSLPRWQNGAQGMDYAGKMPPPPGAAMSPGGGWHQSPHPPMMASGDMSSLYSGFHGPPLPPPSPNVALGFNQSTFTYDEIAAVTNGFSRDNLLGQGGFGYVYKGVLPNGKEIAVKQLKSGSGQGEREFQAEVEIISRVHHRHLVSLVGYCIAGAQRMLVYEFVPNQTLEYHLHGKDLPTMDWPTRLKIAIGSAKGLAYLHEDCHPRIIHRDIKAANILLDNKFEAMVADFGLAKLSSDTNTHVSTRVMGTFGYLAPEYASSGKLTEKSDVFSFGVMLLELITGRRPIDLTGDMEDSLVEWARPLLARALADQNFDELVDPRLENNYDVGEMLRMAASAAASVRHSARRRPKMSQIVRGLEGDVSLEDLNEGVKPGQSTIFNSSSDYDSASYSSDMRRFRKLALESNDYSNEYSGAASDYGLNPSESGSSGEISSARGQRKKSQPTLGTTWED, encoded by the exons ATGGATTCCTCCCCTGTGACCGCTCCGCCACTCGACGACTCTTCTGTGCCATCTCCTCCCACGCCTGCCGCGCCTCCACCATCCGATTCCTTGTCCTCATCGCCTACTTCCGACTCATCGACGTCGCCGTCGTCACAGCCACCTTCCACATCCGAGTCGGATACTTCAACAACCAAAAACTCTCCACCTCCTCCGTCGTCCTCCTCTTCCCAGTCTCTTCCTTCATCCCCACCACCATCGTCGCAtaaatcctcctcctcctcctcctcctcttcatctcCATCACTGCCATCTGAGTCAAGCTCGCCAACAACCCCGTCCTCGTCGGACGCATCGTCATCGCCAGCCTCAAGAAGCCCCTCCAAGTCGCTTCCTTCGCAGACATCGCCACCGAGCAAGGATTCAAGCACACATCGGACGAATGACTCTGATGCGAATCTGCCCCTCATTCTGGGGGTCACCGTAGGTCTTGGGATATTCATCATGTTGATGATCGTGTCTTTTGTGCTGTgcactaagaagaagaagaagaaccccaACCATGTCATGCACTATTATGATGCTCCAGGGCCCAATG GTGGCTTCTACAATGGCGGATCGCTTCCAAGATGGCAAAATGGAGCCCAAGGGATGGACTACGCTGGCAAGATGCCCCCACCTCCCGGAGCAGCAATGTCACCCGGAGGTGGTTGGCATCAGTCGCCACATCCACCCATGATGGCCAGCGGAGACATGAGCTCACTCTACTCTGGCTTCCATGGGCCTCCATTGCCGCCCCCTTCGCCTAATGTGGCCTTGGGCTTCAACCAGAGCACCTTCACCTACGACGAGATCGCAGCGGTGACAAATGGATTCTCTCGCGACAACCTCCTGGGGCAAGGCGGGTTCGGCTACGTGTACAAGGGTGTGCTCCCGAACGGGAAGGAGATTGCAGTGAAGCAGCTCAAGTCCGGCAGCGGGCAAGGGGAGAGGGAGTTCCAAGCAGAGGTTGAGATCATCAGCAGAGTCCACCATCGCCATCTGGTCTCGCTCGTCGGATACTGCATCGCAGGAGCGCAGCGGATGCTGGTCTACGAGTTCGTGCCCAACCAGACTCTGGAGTACCACCTGCATG GAAAGGATCTTCCAACAATGGATTGGCCTACGAGACTCAAGATCGCTATAGGATCAGCGAAAGGCCTCGCTTACTTGCACGAAGACT GCCATCCTCGAATCATCCATCGCGATATCAAAGCTGCCAACATTCTCCTGGATAACAAATTCGAAGCCATG GTTGCAGACTTCGGATTGGCCAAATTGTCTTCAGATACCAACACTCATGTCTCAACTCGAGTCATGGGAACGTTCGG ATACTTGGCACCTGAGTACGCATCGAGTGGGAAGCTGACGGAGAAGTCCGACGTCTTCTCCTTCGGcgtgatgcttctggagctgatAACGGGACGAAGGCCCATTGACCTTACGGGAGATATGGAGGACAGCTTGGTCGAATGG GCGAGGCCTCTTCTGGCCCGCGCACTGGCCGACCAAAACTTCGACGAGCTCGTAGACCCGCGGTTGGAGAACAACTACGACGTCGGGGAGATGTTGCGAATGGCCGCGAGCGCTGCTGCCAGCGTTCGGCACTCCGCAAGGCGGCGCCCGAAGATGAGCCAG ATTGTTCGAGGGTTGGAGGGCGATGTATCACTGGAGGACTTGAACGAGGGGGTGAAGCCTGGGCAGAGCACGATCTTCAACTCCAGCTCCGACTACGACTCCGCCTCCTACTCCTCCGACATGCGGCGGTTCAGGAAGCTCGCGCTGGAGAGCAATGACTACAGCAACGAATACAGCGGAGCGGCGAGCGACTACGGGCTAAACCCGTCCGAGTCGGGCAGCTCCGGCGAGATCAGCTCCGCCAGGGGCCAGAGAAAGAAATCTCAACCTACTCTCGGAACAACGTGGGAGGATTAA